The Porphyrobacter sp. LM 6 sequence CCCAGCTATGGCTGATCCGGCGGATCGCGAGGCTGGTCGCCTGCTCGACCCGATCGGCCGCGATGGCAATATCGAGCTCCTCGGGCGCAGCATCGCAGGGGTCGGTCGGGGTCTGGTCCATCGAAGAGGCGAGCAATTGCCCGCGGCCTTCGGGCAGCAGGTAGAAGCCTTCGCCGATGGTCTTGGTGAAGGGCCACGCGCGCACATCCTCGCCCTCTGGCGCGGCGAAGGAGATCACCGTGCGGCGGCGCGGTTCGATGCCGATGGGGGCGACGCCGGCCAGCTGCGCGAGTTCGTCCGCCCAGGCACCGGCGGCGTTGACGAGGATTGGGGCGGTGTAGCTTTCCCCGCCCGCTTCGACCCGCCAGCCCGCGCCGTCACGCGCCACCGCGCTGACTCGCGCGCCCGTCACCAGTCGCCCGCCCGCAGCCCGCAGGCTCGCCACATGGGCTTGCAGCATCGCATCGGTATCGAGCTTGAGCGATCCGTGATCGACCAGCGCCGCCGCGCAGGCCTCGAGCTTGAGGATCGGCAGGATCGCCCGCGCCTCGTCCGCCCCGATCCGCGTGTAGTCGCAGCCATATTGCCGGTGCACCGCCTCCAGCGCATCGAGTTCGGCGATCTCGCCTGCCTCGGCGATATGCAGCGCGGGGTGGATCGCGCCATGCGCGGCCAGCTCCGCCATGCTCAGCGCGGTAAGGTCACGCACCGGCGGGTTGCCGAGGCCGTAGTGGGCAAAGGCGACCGAGCGGCCCGAGGAATGGTAACCGCAAGCGCTCTCGGCCTCGAGCACCACCACCTGCGCGTGGGCCGCCAGCCGCGCTGCCACGGATAGCCCCGCGATCCCGCCGCCCACCACCAGCACATCTGCCGCCTGCATCACCATCCTCGTTACTACCGCCACTTTTGCCACGTTGACGCTTGGGCGTGCCTAAGGCAACGCGTTGCAGCAAGAGACCTGACGAGAGAGGATGACCCTTGTCCGCCAATATCGCCGAAATGGAACGCCGCCGCCAAGCTGCCCGCATGGGCGGCGGAGCCAAGCGCATCGAAGCCCAGCACGCCAAGGGCAAGCTGACCGCGCGCGAACGCCTTGACGTGCTGCTCGACGAAGGCAGCTTCGAAGAGCTTGATACCTATGTCGAGCATGACTGCGTCGATTTCGGGATGGAGAGCCAGAAGATCCCGGGTGACGGCGTGGTGACCGGCAGCGGCACGATCAACGGCCGGCTGGTCTATGTCTTCAGCCAGGACTTCACCGTATTCGGCGGCTCGCTGTCCAAGCGCCATGCCGAGAAGATCTGCAAGGTGATGGACACCGCGATGAAGGTCGGTGCGCCGGTCATCGGCCTGAACGATTCGGGCGGCGCGCGCATTCAGGAGGGCGTCGCGAGCCTCGGCGGCTATGCCGAGGTGTTCCAGCGCAACGTGCTGGCATCGGGCGTGGTGCCGCAGATCAGCCTCATCATGGGGCCGTGCGCGGGCGGGGCGGTCTACAGCCCTGCGATGACCGACTTCATCTTCATGGTGAAGGATTCAAGCTACATGTTCGTCACCGGCCCCGAGGTGGTGAAGACCGTCACCAACGAGGTCGTGACGCAGGAAGAGCTGGGCGGGGCGATTACCCACACGACCAAGACTTCCGTGGCCGATCTCGCCTACGAGAACGATGTGGAAGCCCTGCT is a genomic window containing:
- a CDS encoding NAD(P)/FAD-dependent oxidoreductase — its product is MQAADVLVVGGGIAGLSVAARLAAHAQVVVLEAESACGYHSSGRSVAFAHYGLGNPPVRDLTALSMAELAAHGAIHPALHIAEAGEIAELDALEAVHRQYGCDYTRIGADEARAILPILKLEACAAALVDHGSLKLDTDAMLQAHVASLRAAGGRLVTGARVSAVARDGAGWRVEAGGESYTAPILVNAAGAWADELAQLAGVAPIGIEPRRRTVISFAAPEGEDVRAWPFTKTIGEGFYLLPEGRGQLLASSMDQTPTDPCDAAPEELDIAIAADRVEQATSLAIRRISHSWAGLRSFAPDELPVIGHAAGAKGFVWCAGQGGAGFQTAPALSRIAAAAALGLPFPEDCAAAGLSFETFAPARLGA